The window CCAGAGTAAGGCTTATAATTGTATTTTTCCAATTCATTATTTAACACTCTTTCTCATTTTGTATGTAAAGCAATATCTATTATATATTATTCGGGAAGAGAATGTATTAATTTTTTATTAATTAGGCTAAAGTTGCACAACTCTAGTTATGTTTTGTCTGCTTTAGCTCAACATTCTTATATTTCTTGGCGGTATTTTCCAAAGAAGCAGATGAATCTCCCAATAAATATTTATTAAAGAATGTTAAAGTAAAATCATTAATTATTTTGTGTACATCGTGAGGATTATAGTTAATAGCTAATAATGGGGTAAAAAGGCTTAAATCGGTATAGCTAAGGTGAATTATTTTATTTATTAAAAGAGAATACCCTCCATTTGCAATAGCGTTACTTCTTACGTTACACATTTTTGTATTTTGCTCTATAAATCTCTTACGTGAATCATCACTTACTCCACATTTGGTCAAATATTTGTCAAAATCCAGTCTATTATTCATAGTCACTTCAGCGTCCATCATCATGAATGGCTTCCCTAAACCCTTTTCAGAAATAGGAGTTCCCACAAAATCCCCATCCATGTTTATGCCCGCTTTAATTCTTGAGTCCTTCATAATAATCTGTCCTGCTGTTGCACCTCCATACGAGTGTCCGAACATACCTATTTTATTCAAATCAATCCTTCCGCTAAAAATATTAAGAGGATCTTTTTTATTAACTTCCTCAATTTTATCAAGTACAAATTGTACATCTTTAACCCATACTTTATTATGAGAATCCATGAAATCTATAAAGTCTGCCTTTAGCATTTCTTCATTTTTGTAGGTATATTTAGCAACCCTTCCGTTTGAAAATACTGTAGCCGCCGAATCGTAAGAGTGGTCAATTGCGACAACAATATAACCATGACTTGCTAATTCTTCCACTTCAAATGTGTTTATGTTTCTAAGAAGCCCAAAGCCGTGGGAGAATATCAGAAGTGGATATTTCTGCTGTTTAACAGAAATCTTTGCATTTACATAGGAATGACTTTTTACATATTTTAAATGACTAAATAGTAAGGATGGTATACCAGATTGCTTCTCAAGCCCTTTCGCTACCTCCGGGAGATCTTTTATATATGGTGCCCTTTTCAAGCTGTCAGATTTTTCAGAAGGGTACCACACCTGTACCATTAATTCCCTTTTATCATCTGGGTCTTTTGTTGCCTCTTCTAAACGGTTTTCATCAGTCCAATCATATGTAATTGTTCCTACTTGGTATGGCCCGGTTGGTTTTTCAAGAGAAAAAACAGGCAAAAGTACCGGAAATGCAACAGCTATTATAAGAAATAAAAGTGAAAATATTGACCCAAGAACAAGTTTCCAGGTTTTTCTGGGTTTTCTGCCTTTACGAAAGAAAATCAGTACATTTAAAAGAAGGCAGATGTATGCCGGTAACATTTGTATACGGTATCCTTCTGCAATTAATTGTATAAGTGTTATTACAAATGAAATTCCGAATAAAATACAAGGTATTTTATTTGCATTCTTTTTACTAAACAACAGCCATCCTAGCGTAAAAAAGTTAACAAAAATAAGTACTGTTTCAAATAACCTCAATTTATAATCCTCCTAACAAATTTTTTAACATAAAATTATTACTTACTGTAATTATATGTCACAACTATTTGTAATTCCATGGTATTATTGTAATAAATTTGTAAGTATAGTGGTTAAAAGTGCATAAAAAAGGCAGAGTATTAAGCTCTACCTGATTTATGCATTATATTCAAGAATTTCTTTTTCCCACTCATAATATGAAGAATAATCATTCTTATTTTCTAGAATCCTCTTTATCAATTCTTGTATTTCTCGTTTATCAAGGAGTTTGAACACACTTTCATATTCCCCCTCAAAGAAGCATTCACTTAAAACCTCTTCTAAATCCTCCAGACTTTTTACACTTTGCAAGACCATTGCAATTTTATCCTCTAAAAATCTGCAAGCTTTCATTTCATCAATTAATACTCTTAAATCTTCATCTTCCATTTTATTACCATCAACATATCCCGATATTAAGATTTCATCTTCCTCCTCGTATAGCGTTACAAAGACTTTGTCCAGCTTCCCCAAGTTTATATTATGTTTAACTCTTGAGATAATATTTTTTAAAGTTATTTTGAAATATTCAATAGTATCCTGTGATTCCACTTTGATAAATGACAATACTTCATAAAAAGCTTCCTCCATTTTTTTAACAAGTTCCATTTCATCGGTCTTTTTAAGTTGTATTAACAGCCACTCCCTGTCTTCCTCATTTATATCCAGTTCTTGGAGATTATAACCCAGCATTCTCCTTCCAAGTAAATTTGAAAGTACCAACTCAAATACATTTAGCAGGTCTTCTCTGAAATATTTGCTATAGCCCCTCATAAGACTATCTAAGTTATGGGCATCATACCTTGAACACAAAACATTCTCCATATCTAGGTGAGTTAAATATTCATGTATATACTCTATACCACTTAAATCCATTTCATCATAGGAAAGAGGATAATCCAAACTGCCATTTATCTCGTGTGCAGAAAATCTGTAGTCATACCAATCAAAAAATTCCTTCATTCCCTTGAATACAGTATCATTGTAAGCCAAATTACTGATTTTCGGACCTTCTGACTTTATTTTTATCCAAATACTTTTTGCATCCTCAAAATAATATCTGATTACCTCATTTCCTTTATTAAATAATTCTTCAATACTCTCATGTTCAAGCAATTCTGATGCAATAACAACGTTGTCCTGACTCTTCAATGCCATACTTATAGAGAAGCAAATTGATTTGAGCAAATTTGCAGCAATCTCTTCCGTTACAGAACTGCTTTCCCCAAAAGTAAACTTTTGTATTTGCTTTGAAAGCAGACCTAGCAGCCCCATTTGAATTTTCTTTGACTGCTCGCAACTGATTATACCCTCTTTTGCTGCACCCTGTAAAAGAGACTGAAAGTACTCGCTCCTCACAGTTTGTATATGCTGATATTTCTGTATTACGTCCATAACAATCTGTCCTCCTTTGGAGTTATTCTAATTCATCCTCGTAAGTATCAAAATACTTATACGCCTCCTGTCCGT of the Ruminiclostridium papyrosolvens DSM 2782 genome contains:
- a CDS encoding DUF6179 domain-containing protein, giving the protein MDVIQKYQHIQTVRSEYFQSLLQGAAKEGIISCEQSKKIQMGLLGLLSKQIQKFTFGESSSVTEEIAANLLKSICFSISMALKSQDNVVIASELLEHESIEELFNKGNEVIRYYFEDAKSIWIKIKSEGPKISNLAYNDTVFKGMKEFFDWYDYRFSAHEINGSLDYPLSYDEMDLSGIEYIHEYLTHLDMENVLCSRYDAHNLDSLMRGYSKYFREDLLNVFELVLSNLLGRRMLGYNLQELDINEEDREWLLIQLKKTDEMELVKKMEEAFYEVLSFIKVESQDTIEYFKITLKNIISRVKHNINLGKLDKVFVTLYEEEDEILISGYVDGNKMEDEDLRVLIDEMKACRFLEDKIAMVLQSVKSLEDLEEVLSECFFEGEYESVFKLLDKREIQELIKRILENKNDYSSYYEWEKEILEYNA
- a CDS encoding alpha/beta hydrolase family protein encodes the protein MRLFETVLIFVNFFTLGWLLFSKKNANKIPCILFGISFVITLIQLIAEGYRIQMLPAYICLLLNVLIFFRKGRKPRKTWKLVLGSIFSLLFLIIAVAFPVLLPVFSLEKPTGPYQVGTITYDWTDENRLEEATKDPDDKRELMVQVWYPSEKSDSLKRAPYIKDLPEVAKGLEKQSGIPSLLFSHLKYVKSHSYVNAKISVKQQKYPLLIFSHGFGLLRNINTFEVEELASHGYIVVAIDHSYDSAATVFSNGRVAKYTYKNEEMLKADFIDFMDSHNKVWVKDVQFVLDKIEEVNKKDPLNIFSGRIDLNKIGMFGHSYGGATAGQIIMKDSRIKAGINMDGDFVGTPISEKGLGKPFMMMDAEVTMNNRLDFDKYLTKCGVSDDSRKRFIEQNTKMCNVRSNAIANGGYSLLINKIIHLSYTDLSLFTPLLAINYNPHDVHKIINDFTLTFFNKYLLGDSSASLENTAKKYKNVELKQTKHN